In Mobula hypostoma chromosome 10, sMobHyp1.1, whole genome shotgun sequence, a single genomic region encodes these proteins:
- the ube2a gene encoding ubiquitin-conjugating enzyme E2 A encodes MSTPARRRLMRDFKRLQEDPPAGVSGAPSENNIMVWNAVIFGPEGTPFEDGTFKLTIEFTEEYPNKPPTVRFVSKMFHPNVYADGSICLDILQNRWSPTYDVSSILTSIQSLLDEPNPNSPANSQAAQLYQENKREYEKRVSAIVEQSWRDC; translated from the exons ATGTCTACCCCAGCACGGAGGCGCCTCATGAGGGACTTCAAACG GTTGCAGGAGGATCCTCCGGCCGGCGTGAGCGGAGCGCCCTCAGAGAACAACATCATGGTCTGGAATGCGGTTATATTCGG GCCCGAAGGAACCCCTTTTGAAGATG GTACTTTTAAACTTACAATAGAATTCACAGAAGAATACCCAAACAAGCCACCCACAGTTAGATTtgtttcaaaaatgtttcatccAAATG TCTATGCAGATGGCAGTATATGTCTGGATATACTGCAGAATCGCTGGAGTCCAACATATGATGTGTCTTCAATTTTAACATCTATACAG TCTTTACTGGACGAGCCAAATCCAAACAGCCCAGCCAACAGTCAGGCAGCACAGCTGTATCAGGAGAACAAACGGGAATATGAAAAGCGGGTATCTGCAATAGTGGAACAGAGCTGGCGGGACTGTTGA